The Nitratidesulfovibrio sp. DNA segment TGTCCACGATATGAGCTGGGGTGCCTTCCAGTATCACCTCGCCCTGGTGCACCAGATAGGCCCTGTCGCAAATGTGCAGGGTTTCCCGCACGTTGTGGTCGGAAATGAGCACCCCGATGCCCCGGTTGCGCAGGCCGGTGATGAGCTGCTGGATGTCGTCCACGGCCAGCGGGTCGATGCCCGCGAACGGTTCGTCCAGCAGGATGAACTTGGGCTCGCGGATCATGGACCGGGCGATCTCCAGCCGTCGTCGTTCGCCGCCGGAAAGATGCAGGGCCACGGAATCGGCCAGGTGGGTGATGCCGAAGTCCTCCAGCAGCATGTCGCTGCGTTCCTTCTGCTGCGCCCTGGAAAGCCCGGTGTGTTCGAGAATCATCTGAAGGTTCTGGCGCACGGTGAGCCGACGGAAGATGGAGCTTTCCTGCGGCAGGTAGCTCAGTCCCACCCGTGCCCGTTCGTGCAGGGGCCAGTCGGCGATGTCGCGGCCATCAAGCTCGACCCGTCCCGATGTCGGCTTGATGATGCCGATGAGCATGTAGAACGTGGTGGTCTTGCCCGCGCCGTTGGGGCCAAGCAGCCCCACGGTCTCGCCCTGGGTCACCGTCAGCGATACGCCGCGCACCACCTCGCGCTGGCCGAACTGTTTGTGCAGGTCCTCGCCGCGCAGCATCGAGCTCACTGGGCAGCCCCCTTGGAGGTGGCATCGCCCGTGGAGGCGTCCCTGGTGTCGTTGACGTCCTTGGGGTCCTTGGAAGCGGGCTTGGCGTCCTTGCCGTTATCCCTGGATTCGCCAAGGGGGTTCACGTCGCCGGACGAGGTGAACACCGCCTGCACCCGCTTGGTGGAGGTGCCGCGCACTTCGCTGCGGTTCTCGCGGGTGTAGAAGGTGATGATGTCGCCCTTGATGCTGTTCTCGCCCTCGTGCAGCACGGGGTTGCCTTCCATGACCAGCACGGCGTTGTCCACGGTGTAGGTGGCCTTCTCGCATTCGCCGGTACGGGTATCGCGCTTCATGCGCACGTTGCGCTCGGCCACCATGCGGTCGATCTCGCCCGCGTCCATCCCACCTGGGCCACCCGCCCCCGTCCCGCCAGAAGCGCCCGAAGTGCCCGAAGTGCCAGACGCTTCCGCACCCTGCCCTGCCCCTGCCTTGCCGGACTTGGCCGCCTTCTTGCGAAGGTGCAGGGTAATCTTTTCGGCCCACATCTCGAAGTCGGGCCGCTGGACGTACACATCACCCTCGAAGACCACTACCTGGCCCTTGGCGTCGTACTGCATGCGGTCGGACTTGACGGCGGTGGGCACGTCACGACGCACCTCGGTGGCCGATTTGGCGTCAGCCGCCACGGCGGGGGCCGAAAAGGTCAACAGCAGCGCCACGCACAGCGCGGAGCGGATGCCGGTATGTCTCATTGCCTGTTCTCCTGCTTGGTTGGCTTGGATGCGCCCGCGTCCCGCCGCGCGGCCTTGGGGGCCGCTGACTTCTTGTCCGGTGACGTTTGGTCGGATGACTTCTTGTCCGGCGACTTCTTGCCCGACGACTTCTTGTCCGGCACCTTCTGCGCGGTCTTCTTTTGCGCGGCGGCCTTTTTCTGCGGGGGAGTGGGGGCGGCTGCCTTGCGGGCGTCCTGCGCCTGTCCGGTCCTGACCGAAGTCGCCCTGGTGGTCGCGGCCTTGTCCGTAGCGGGCTCGCCGTTCACGCCGCCCGAACGAGGAACAAGCAGCATGGACACGCCGTCGCTGCCGCGCAGCACGTCGCTGGCCATGTCCCATTCCAGCCTAGTGGCGTTGCCCGAAAGGCTCTGCCCCTCTATGCGGGCGCCTTCGGGAAAATACATGGTCCGGCTGGTGCCGTTGTACACCATAAGCCTGGCAAACAGTTCATGGCGGTCGTGGGTGGCATGCACATCGTCCCACATGCGCATCATCTGTATCTGCTGCTGCACTTCGCCCTTCCTGGCCACGATGCGCAGCTGCCTGCCGCCGTCCATCTGGTAGACAAGGTCGGGCCTGTCCACGTCGATGGCGTTGTTGCTCTGGCGCAACTGGGCCCAAGTGGCCTTCAGCCGCCACAGTTCAATGCCCTTTTCGCCCTGCACCAGCTCGATACCCTTCATGGCCACACCCACCGCCTCTTCCAGCGTGGTGGCATCGGTAACGCCGCCGGAAATGGCCGATTCCAGCGCCTGGCGCATTCCGCCCTGCCAGCGCCACGCGGCGGCCCCGCCGACAAGCAGTGCCACCAGCAGCAGGATCAACAGCGTACGGCGTCTCATGCCTGCTCCGGCCAGCTTTCCAGCATGCGGTCCAGCACCCCCTGCTCCACCAGCAGAAAGCGGATGGCTTCGCGCACGGCACCGTGACCGCCGTTGGTGGTGGTCACGTAGCGGGCCAGGGCCTTGACCTCTGGCTGGGCGTTGGCCACGGCCATGGGCAGGCCCACCAGCTTCAGCGGACCGAAGTCCACCCAGTCGTCGCCAAGGTAGGCCACCTGCGACCATTCAAGGTCATACTTGCGGCGAATGGAGTCGATGCATTCCGACTTGTGCAGGAAGCCCGCGTGGTAGTCCTCTATGCCAAGGCTGCGGATGCGCGCCTCGACCGCGCCGGAGGCAAGCCCGGTAATCACCGCAACGGTGATGCCAGCGGCCTGCGCCAGCTTGATGCCCAGCCCGTCCTGCACGTTGAAGCGCTTGGTCACCCGGCCTTCGTCGTCATAGTACAGGCCGCCGTCGGTCATCACGCCGTCCACGTCCAGCACCAGCAGCGAGATGGACCGGGCCAGGTCTTCAGCTCGCATGGGGCAGACTCCAGAGGGCGGCAAAATCGCGCAGCAGCGGGGCCAACCTGTCCAGCGGCCAGCTATTGGGGCCGTCGCACAGGGCGTGGTCGGGGTCGGGGTGGGTTTCCAGGAACACCCCGTCGACCCCGGCGGCCACGGCTGCCCGGGACAGCATGGGCACGAAGCGGCGGTCGCCGTCGGACGAGGTGCCCTTGCCGCCGGGCAACTGCACCGAGTGGGTGGCGTCGAACACCACCGGCACGCCGAAGCCCTGCATGATGGGCAACGAACGGAAGTCAACCACCAGATTGTTGTACCCGAAGCTGGCCCCGCGTTCCGTCAGAAGGATGCGGTTGTTGCCGGTGGAGCGCAGCTTGTCGAGCGCCGGGGCCATGTCCCACGGGGCCACGAACTGCCCCTTCTTGACGTTGACCACCCGGCCCGTCTGGGCGGCGGCCAGCAACAGGGTGGTCTGGCGGCACAGGAAGGCGGGAATCTGGAGCACGTCGGCCACTTCGGCCACGGGCCGGGCCTGTTCCGGCTCGTGGATGTCGGTGACCACGGGCAGGCCGGTTTCCTGCTTGATGCGGGCCAGCCATTCCATGCCGCGCGCAAGTCCGGGGCCGCGAAAGCCGTCCAGCGACGTGCGGTTGGCCTTGTCCCACGAGCTTTTGAACACGACGAACAGCCCGGCGGCCTCGGCCGCCTCGCGCACGGCATGGGCGGTGTCCAGGGCCAGTTCCAGGCTTTCCAGGGCGCATGGCCCGGCGAAAATGAACCGGCGCGCCTTCAGGCGCTCGTACAGGGCGTCCGGCGTCATGCCGCCGGATGTGGCCGGGGCGACCGGTGATTCGGGGGCCGGGGTGGTGCTGGGTGATTCGGGATGCATGGTTCTCCGTGGCGGATGAGGGCGCGGTGCCCCGGCCGCATGCGGCACGTGTGGTCGCATATGGCGCGCGCGGGCGGTGCGCTTCGAAAATATGCAGTGTGGCTGCGGGCGGTGCGGGACGAAAAGGGCGCGTCCCCCCCCCTGCCCCGCCGGACGCTTTTACCATCAGTCGGCGGCTTTCGCCACATCGGTTTGCCGATGGTCCGGCGAAAGGCGGACGCTTTCAGGGAAAGACCGGCGATGACCACGCAAGAGGCAAACGCTTGCCACGCAGACACGTAACATTGCGACGCAATGCCGCCTCGTCAAGGGATACCGGAAAAAAGGGATACGGAAAAAACAGGCGCACGGGGCACGACACCGCGTGCGTCCCGCCCTATCCACGCCGTCCCCCGCCGACGCCCCACGGACGGCAACGCGCCTTCCGCGGGGAAGGCGCGTTGCGTCATATCCGTGATGTGCGTGCCAGCGGCGGGCTACTTGCCCTTCTTGCCGCCCTGGGCTTCCTTCTTGGCCGCCTTGATGAACTCGCGGAACAAGGGGTGCGGGCGCATGGGGTTGGACTTGAACTCGGGGTGGAACTGGCAGCCCAGGAACCACGGATGGTCGGGCAGTTCCACGATTTCCACCAGTTCGCCGTCGGGCGAAAGGCCGCTGAACACCAGGCCCTTTTCGGCCATGGCCTCGAAGTAGGCCTTGTTGAATTCGAAGCGGTGACGGTGGCGTTCGTCCACGCGTTCGGCGCCGTAGGCGTCCCACGCCTTGGTGCCGGGCACCACCACGCAGGGGTACGCGCCAAGGCGCAGGGTGCCGCCCTTGTCGCTGGAGGCGTCGCGGCGCTCCACCGCGCCCTTGCGGAAGTCGTACCACTCGGTCATCAGGTAGATGACCTTATTGTCGGTAAGCTCGTTGAATTCTTCGGAGTTGGCGTCAGCCAGCCCCAGCACGTTGCGGGCGTATTCGATGACCGCGCACTGCATGCCAAGGCAGATGCCGAAGAAGGGAATCTTGTGCTCGCGCGCGTGGCGGATGGAGCGGATCTTGCCTTCCACGCCACGATGCCCGAAGCCGCCCGGCACCAGAATGCCGTCGCACCCGGCCAGCTTTTCGGCCACGTTGGCCTCGGTGATCTCTTCCGAGTTCACGTAGCGCAGGTTCACCTTTACCTTGTTGGCCACGCCGCCGTGGATCAGCGCCTCGTGCAGGCTCTTGTACGCTTCCTTGAGGTCCACGTACTTGCCCACGATGCCGATGGTCACCTGCCCTTCCGGGTGCGAGCAGGTGTGGATCAGCGTCTCCCACGACTCGAGGTTGGCGTTCTTGGCGGGCAGGCGCAGCATGATGGCGATCTTCTGGTCGAAGCCTTCTTCGTAGAAGCGCAGCGGCACCTCGTAAATGTTGTCCACGTCCACCGACGAGAACACGGCGTCCTGGTCCACGTCGCAGAACAGGGCGATCTTGCGCTTGAGGTCGACGCTGATGGCCTTTTCGCAACGGCACAGGATGATGTCCGGCTGGATGCCGATGGAGCGCAGTTCCTTGACGCTGTGCTGGGTGGGCTTGGTCTTGTGCTCGCCCGCGGCCTTCAGGTAGGGCACCAGCGTCAGGTGGACGTACAGGCAGTGGTCCTTGCCGAGGTCGCCGCGCAACTGGCGGATGGCTTCGAGGAAGGGCAGTCCCTCGATGTCGCCCACGGTGCCGCCGATTTCGATCAGCGCCACGTCGGGTTCGTCCTCGGCCAGGCCGAGGATGGCGTTCTTGATCTCGTCGGTCACGTGCGGGATGACCTGCACGGTGCCGCCCAGGTAGTCGCCCCGGCGTTCCTTGGTGATGACGCGGTTGTAGATGGACCCCGAGGTGTAGTTGTTCTTCTGCGTCAGTGACTCGCCAAGGTAGCGCTCGTAGTGTCCGAGGTCGAGGTCGGTTTCCGCGCCGTCATCGGTGACGTACACTTCGCCG contains these protein-coding regions:
- the lptB gene encoding LPS export ABC transporter ATP-binding protein is translated as MLRGEDLHKQFGQREVVRGVSLTVTQGETVGLLGPNGAGKTTTFYMLIGIIKPTSGRVELDGRDIADWPLHERARVGLSYLPQESSIFRRLTVRQNLQMILEHTGLSRAQQKERSDMLLEDFGITHLADSVALHLSGGERRRLEIARSMIREPKFILLDEPFAGIDPLAVDDIQQLITGLRNRGIGVLISDHNVRETLHICDRAYLVHQGEVILEGTPAHIVDNPRARDVYLGEGFSL
- a CDS encoding LptA/OstA family protein, with amino-acid sequence MRHTGIRSALCVALLLTFSAPAVAADAKSATEVRRDVPTAVKSDRMQYDAKGQVVVFEGDVYVQRPDFEMWAEKITLHLRKKAAKSGKAGAGQGAEASGTSGTSGASGGTGAGGPGGMDAGEIDRMVAERNVRMKRDTRTGECEKATYTVDNAVLVMEGNPVLHEGENSIKGDIITFYTRENRSEVRGTSTKRVQAVFTSSGDVNPLGESRDNGKDAKPASKDPKDVNDTRDASTGDATSKGAAQ
- the lptC gene encoding LPS export ABC transporter periplasmic protein LptC, which produces MRRRTLLILLLVALLVGGAAAWRWQGGMRQALESAISGGVTDATTLEEAVGVAMKGIELVQGEKGIELWRLKATWAQLRQSNNAIDVDRPDLVYQMDGGRQLRIVARKGEVQQQIQMMRMWDDVHATHDRHELFARLMVYNGTSRTMYFPEGARIEGQSLSGNATRLEWDMASDVLRGSDGVSMLLVPRSGGVNGEPATDKAATTRATSVRTGQAQDARKAAAPTPPQKKAAAQKKTAQKVPDKKSSGKKSPDKKSSDQTSPDKKSAAPKAARRDAGASKPTKQENRQ
- a CDS encoding HAD-IIIA family hydrolase, with product MRAEDLARSISLLVLDVDGVMTDGGLYYDDEGRVTKRFNVQDGLGIKLAQAAGITVAVITGLASGAVEARIRSLGIEDYHAGFLHKSECIDSIRRKYDLEWSQVAYLGDDWVDFGPLKLVGLPMAVANAQPEVKALARYVTTTNGGHGAVREAIRFLLVEQGVLDRMLESWPEQA
- the kdsA gene encoding 3-deoxy-8-phosphooctulonate synthase, which translates into the protein MTPDALYERLKARRFIFAGPCALESLELALDTAHAVREAAEAAGLFVVFKSSWDKANRTSLDGFRGPGLARGMEWLARIKQETGLPVVTDIHEPEQARPVAEVADVLQIPAFLCRQTTLLLAAAQTGRVVNVKKGQFVAPWDMAPALDKLRSTGNNRILLTERGASFGYNNLVVDFRSLPIMQGFGVPVVFDATHSVQLPGGKGTSSDGDRRFVPMLSRAAVAAGVDGVFLETHPDPDHALCDGPNSWPLDRLAPLLRDFAALWSLPHAS
- a CDS encoding CTP synthase; protein product: MKTKFIFITGGVLSSLGKGLAAASIGALLKARGLKVTIQKLDPYINVDPGTMNPFQHGEVYVTDDGAETDLDLGHYERYLGESLTQKNNYTSGSIYNRVITKERRGDYLGGTVQVIPHVTDEIKNAILGLAEDEPDVALIEIGGTVGDIEGLPFLEAIRQLRGDLGKDHCLYVHLTLVPYLKAAGEHKTKPTQHSVKELRSIGIQPDIILCRCEKAISVDLKRKIALFCDVDQDAVFSSVDVDNIYEVPLRFYEEGFDQKIAIMLRLPAKNANLESWETLIHTCSHPEGQVTIGIVGKYVDLKEAYKSLHEALIHGGVANKVKVNLRYVNSEEITEANVAEKLAGCDGILVPGGFGHRGVEGKIRSIRHAREHKIPFFGICLGMQCAVIEYARNVLGLADANSEEFNELTDNKVIYLMTEWYDFRKGAVERRDASSDKGGTLRLGAYPCVVVPGTKAWDAYGAERVDERHRHRFEFNKAYFEAMAEKGLVFSGLSPDGELVEIVELPDHPWFLGCQFHPEFKSNPMRPHPLFREFIKAAKKEAQGGKKGK